The genomic DNA ACTGATTGACAGCAGTACCGGCATTTATTATTTCGCCCGAAGAATGAAACTGGTCTCCCCAATGGCTAATCATATCGCTATCCTAACTGTACTGATATGATGAAACTCTACTGCCTGATACGGCTCAATCTAAAGATAGGATTGAAAAAAGGTCTCCGCAATTGAATTCTAACAGCATTGATGAATGCTCGAGCGAGTTTAAAATAGAATTTTCTCCGTTGAGCGGCGGTTATTCTATCAACTGTGAGACGGTTTATGCCGCCTGAATTTTCGAGGAGGCAAAAAGGGCTGAGAAATGCGGGTCCAAGGCGGCCTCTTTTTCGGAAGGTCCGGCATGCGCTTTCAGAGCGCGGTCCAGAGAGGTGCGCGCTTTCGCCTGGTCGCCGGTCAGGGCATAGACTCGCGCCTGATGATAAATTACATCTCCATCAAGTTCTTCAATCGCTTCCAGATTTTGTATGATATTAAGCGCCTCCGGAAAATTCCCCAGGCTGGCCAGGGCGAGCGCGCGGTACGCCTGGATATGGGGATTATTGAGGTCATTGGCGATAGCCTCTCGCGCCAGTTTTTCCGACTGCCGAAAGTTCTGACGCGCTTCCTCCTGATTGCCGCAGATTTTCTCAAGCAAACCAAGATAATAATATGCAATGAAGGAGAAGTAATTCTCTCGAATCGATTCATTGAGACGGATTCGGGCTTCCTCGTACTCCTTCAGTATTATCAGGACAAACCCGGCATCGATATAGGCATTGGGGTCCCCTTTGTACTTTAGCGCCAAGTAAAAATTCTCGAGGGCGAGATCCAGGACTCCCAGCCTCATATAAACCGTACCCAAGCCATAATAGGCGCGCCCGTAATCGGGCGCCAGTTCTATCGCCCGTTGCAGGGTCGCCATGGCGGCGGTATAGCGGCGCAGGTCCATATTAATAATACTGAGAAGAAGAAGCGTTTCCAGGTCGTTGGGGGCGTAGCGGAGCGCCATATTCGCCCAATAGACCGATTTTTCGTGGTCTCGGGCAAGTTCCTTGAGCCAGGCGAGAGTGCGATAACCGACAGCAAACTTGGGATTAAGTTCCACTGCCCTCAGGAGCGACTTTTCCCCTTCAATATAGTTGCCGGTCAGCATATAGTACCGTCCCAGGGAGCGATGCGCCTCCGGCAGTTGCGGGGATATCTGAATCGCTCTGAGAGCCTCAGACTTAGCCATGGCGATTTTTTCTTCGGTGCGTTCGTAATATGCCATGAATTGAAAAGCATAGATATCGGAGAGTCCAGAGTGGGCATGAGCCAGCATCGGGTCTATCTCCAGCGCCTTTTTGAACATCCGCTCGGCAAGAAGCAGTTCTTCCGGCTTGTTCATCCGATAGTAGTTCTTTCCCTGGAGGTAGAAGTCAAAAGCGGCGATATCCGTGCGCAGATGTCCCTCCGATTCGACCGCCTGCTGGCCGGTCAACTCGAAAAGTTTCTCAGCTGTGTCATGGGCAGCTTGAGAGAGAACAGTAAAAATGCTTTCAGCGTCAGATTCATAATTCTCGCCGGAAACAAGGGCGGCATTCTGGCGGGTATAGATTTTCAGGTGAAGTTTAATCTTTTCCTGCCACTTCATCAGGGAACCGATGATAATAAAATCGGTCCGAAAGCGCTCAAACATCTCCCGAATATCACGGGAATACGACGTGGAAGGTTCCGCCGCAATAACCAGATTGGTGCGGCGGGAAAGTTCATTGATTAGTTCCTCAGTAAAACCGACACAGAAATATTCCCAACTGGTATCGGGGGAGAGATTTTTCAGGTCAATGACTGTAACCGTCTGCCGCGATTTCAGCTCATCGGTGGGACAGGGTTTTCCCTGGGTGCGCAGGCAGGTTTCCATCTGCGCGGCGACTTCGGCGATGCCGGCAAAACGAGCGGAACTCTGCTTGGCGAGAAGCTTGAGCAGGAAGCCATCAGCCCAGGAAGGGAGTTCTTTCTGAATGCTGGTTGGAGGCGGCGGGTCCTCGTGCAGGATGGAATAAACAATGGCGGCAGAATAGACCCCTTCAAACGGGCGGCGTCCGGTCAGCAGTTCGAATAGCACGACTCCGAAACTGAATATATCGGAAAGGCAGGTTACATTTTCACCGGTAATCTGTTCGGGCGATAGATAATACAGGGTTCCTTCGATATTGCCGAACTGGTCAACACTATCGGCATAAGCCGATTTTGCCAGACCGAAATCAAGGATTTTGGCGACGCCGTCGGGGGCTATTTTGATGTTCTCCGGTTTGAGGTCGCGATGCACCAGTCCCTGGTCGTGTGCCGCTTTCAATCCCAGGGCAATCTGACGCGCCAGTTCCCAGCGAGTGGGGAAATCGGCATCGAAGGCAGAGCGGAGGTCATTTCCCGGCAGATATTCCAGCGAAATATAAGGGCGTCCGTTAATCTCGGAATATTCCCAGACTTTGACGACATACGGGGAATCGATTTTGGCGGCGGCGCGCGCTTCGGAAGCCAGCCGCTCCTTGTAGCCGGGAGTCTTGGCTAACTTGTCGGCTATCAGCTTAAGGGCGACAGTGCGGTCCAGCCGGGTATCGACGGCGCGATAAACCACCCCCATGGCGCCGGCCCCGATGACTTCTTCAATCAGGTAGTCGCCGAATTTCGAGCCGGGAGCAAGCATTGCATTTTCTCCAGTGAGGCAGTCTTAGAGACTGTATAAAGGTCTTGCCTTATGCCAAATTGTTTGTATTATTGGTGCAACTCAATCGCCAAGCCTAATATAACCTGAGTTGTCCTGAATGACAAACAATTTTGATGCCGAAACCGTCCGCCTCCGCCAGGCGCTGGAGGAGCTCTCGGCTCTCAATCAGATATCCAACGCCATCAATGCCATGATGAGCGTGGAAGAGATTACCCAGGTAATCATCGACCATTGCCTGCGCAAGGTCAAAGCCTCTCAGGGGGCGGTCTTTCTGCTCCAGGAGGAGGAAAATCATGCCGACCGCTTCCGCACCTTCGTCCGGGATTTTGCCCAGACCGATGAGCATATCCCTTTCCATCTAAACGAAAGTCTGACCGGCTGGATGTTGAAGAACCGGGCGATTTTTGTAAGCAATAACCCGTCGGAGGATGAGCGTCTCCGGGGACTGCGGCTGAAGGAACTTCAGATAAGCTCGATTCTCTCGACACCGCTCCTCTCACACGGGGGAATGATCGGGTCGCTGGTAATAATCAACAAAAAGATTTCGGGCGGATTCACTGATGATGACCGTCGCTTTCTCGGAATTGTCGGGACGCAGACCGCCAAAGTAATCGAAAACGCCCGCTTGCTGGAAAAGGAAAAAAAGCTGATTTCAATGCAGCGGGATATGGAACTTGCGCGGGAGATTCAGCAGCGCTTTCTTCCGCAGGGAACGCTGGAGTTACCGGGATGCGCTGTCCTGGGGTACAATCTACCTGCAAGCGATGTCGGCGGCGACTTTTATGATATAATTCAGCTGGATGGAAACCGTCTCTTTTTCTCCATTGGTGACGTGGTCGGCAAAGGGATTCCCGCGTCACTCTTGATGGCCAACGCGCAGGCGGTGCTTCGGTCGCACCTGCTCAAAGGGGGGAATTACAGCCTGCAGCAACTGGCGGAGCGACTCAATGGTTTAATCTGCCAGTTCACCAGCGTGGAGCAGTATATTTCGGTTGTGGTCGGAATTTATGAGGCCGACTCCGGAAGAATGGAGTACATAAACGCCGGGCATCCCTCGGGATTTATTATTTCTGAGAATGGCGGCATGGTCAGGCTGGAGCCGTCCGACCTGGTGATTGGAGTTCTTCCCGACTACGAATTTCGGGTCTATGAAACCTACCTGCAACCGGAGGACCTGTTGCTTTTTTACTCCGATGGAGTGACTGAGCTTTTTAACGCTTCCGAGGAGCAATTTGGCGAAGAGCGACTGCTGGAGATTCTCCGGCGCGCCTGGCGGCAGCCTCTCGAAAAGCTGAGCGCTGAAATCATTGCGGCTCTCAATCTGTTCCGGCGGGAACATCCGCGCTCCGACGACATCACGCTGCTGGCGCTGAGACGGCTGCCATAGCCTGGCGCCCTCAAGTACCGAATTCTGGACTACTCCGCTCCGAGAACCTTTGCCGCCTCATCAAATTTCTTCGGTTTGACCCAGAAGATATACCCGAATCGACCGGTGCCATCGGCGACGCCGTTTCCGGCATAAACATTAATCTTGGCGTCTGCCAATTTCTTGTGAAGTTCGGCGATGGCGCCGGGGCGGTCCTCCCCTTGCACCAGAAACGCTTTCTTGGGACCCGTTAACTTAATTTTGGCACTGGCGGCAACTGACTGCAACCGGGCAGAGTCTTTGGGAACGAAATCAAGTTGCGCCTGACCCCGCGCTGAGGGAAAGGCGGTGAAGGCTACCAGGTCGACCTCTTTCTCCCGCAAAAGCGAGAGAACTTTGTACCCCTGACCGGGTCGGTCGCCCACTTTGACATAGAAATAATCTACCTTCTTGATGGTAACACCCATATTACCTCCTTCGGACTACTCCGAACTGTTTTAAGTTACCTTTGATGGAATGATTCGCTCTGTTGAATGTGCTATAATATAACAACGAATTCAGATTGCGCATCATTTGTCGGAAGCGATGAATTTGAGCCGGATGACGCTAATTTTCTTGGTTTTCCGAGGAAGCGGTTTTATTTTGCCGGTAGATAGTCGACGCCTCTTTTCCGACCGGTTGTTTTGCAACAGTTGACACCTTTACCGACCGATATTGAGATTAATATGATAAACTATGCTGCTCTCCGCTTTAGGGTAGGGTCATAATGAGTTGGATTCGATTCTGGATGCTGATTATCGGCGTGGTTTGCCTTAAGGCGCTGCCGGTGGCGGGGCAGGTCAGCCTGAAGGCGACTCCGTACGGACTGTCCGGCAGCTCTCTCTCTCCGGCGGCAACCGTGGCTACCCTGCCGCTTGACCTCAAGGCGCTTCTGGCGGAGGATAGTCTGGAGGAGGCGATGGGGCTTCCCTTTCGCTTTGGGTACCCCTTTGAAGTTGCCTTCAATCTGAAGAACAGCGGTGAATGGAGGGAACTCGGCGACGGCGGGCGCGTCTGGAGATTGAGAATCGTATGCCCCGGGGCTTACAGCATCAATTTGGTCTATAGTCGCTTTTATCTGCCGGATGGGGCGCGGCTCTTTCTGTATGACGAGAGCCAGCAGTTCGTTAGGGGCGCTTTTACCTCGCGGAACAACAAAGAGCATCGGCAATTTGCTACGGCGCCGACCCCGGGGGAAGCGGTCATCCTGGAGTACTATGAACCATCTGCAGTTCGAGGTCAGGGAGAACTGGAAATCGGGCAGATAATCCATGGATACAAAGATATTTTCAATTTTGGCGGTGATAAGGATGGCGAAGACTATGGCGAATCAGGAGTCTGTAACATTAATATCAACTGCCCCGAAGGAGCGCCCTGGCGGAATGAGGCGCGCGCGGTGGCAATGATACTTGTTGCCAACGGCACCCGCATCTGCACCGGCACTCTGGTCAATAACGTCCGCCAGGACCAGACCCCGTACTTCTTGACTGCGTACCATTGCCTCGGCTCCGAAGCGACCTGGATTTTCATGTTCAACTACGAAAGCGGCGCCTGTGTCAATGCTGATGGTCCGACCGATATGACCGTTTCCGGGTCGGTGCGCCGTGCCCTCAATGAGGTCAGCGACTTTGCTCTGCTGGAACTTCTCGAACCGCCGCCGCCGGAATATAATCCTTATTTCGCCGGCTGGTCGAATCTGGATTTGCCATCCGATTCATCGGTTACAGTTCATCATCCCAGCGGCGATATCAAGAAGATTTCCTTTGATTACGAGCCGCTGATATCGACCGATTATCTGAATGCCACCGGAACCAGTCACTGGCGCGTAATTGAGTGGGACCGGGGGACAACCGAAGTCGGCTCTTCCGGCGCCCCCCTCTTTGATTGGAATCATCATCTAGTCGGCCAACTCCATGGCGGATATGCGTCGTGCGCCAATACTCTCTCCGATTGGTACGGAAAATTCTCTTATTCCTGGAACGCAGGAGAGACACCCAGCAGCCGTCTGCGAGACTGGCTCGACCCGGATAATACCGGCGCCGCTACTCTGGATGGTTTTGACCCGTTTGCCGGAATAAATATTGTGCACTTTTCTCTTCCCGATACCTATGACACCGTCAATAGTTACGAAGTGCTGGCAACTATCAGTTCCCCCAGCCCTCTAATTCCGGAATCGACACTCCTCTATTTTGAGATAAATCCCCCGTCAGTGTTGCAGTCTCTTCCTATGACCGCGACAGGCAATCCCAACCGCTATCATGCCTTCATTCCGGCGCAGAAGCCCGGCACCGAGGTGCAATATTATATTCAGAGCGCCGACAACTTCGGGCGCCGTCTCTCGACTGACTACTATCGCTTTACCGTGAATCATTCGCCGATTATCGCCGTGTCATCAGAGAATTTGGCAGTTTCATTAAATGCCGGTGATACCGCCGTTGTCCCGCTGACCGTAACCAATCTGGGACAGGGTCTTCTTAATTATGATATCATTGTTAATTATGCCTTCCATTCCGATACGCGACTTGAGGCGTTGAAAGCGCGTGACGCCCTGGAGCCGGCGCAGAGAGTATATCCGGAAGGATTCGACGCGGTTATTCAGGACAAGAATGTCGTTGATACCAGAGAGGGTATCACCGTAACCAAAGATGCCGGTGGACCGGACAATTTCGGATATTTCTGGGTCGATTCGGATGACTCCCTCGGTCCCGTTTTTGACTGGATAGATATAACCGCCTTCGGAACCGATATCACGGCCGGGATGACCGATGACAGCTATGTCGGTCCCTTTCCCTTGAATTTTAGTTTTCCTTATTACGGCGGTAGTTTCAGCCAGATTTATGTCGGCTCTAATGGAATAGTCGGTTTCTATCCGCTCTCCCTGGACAGTTATCAGAGAGTTCATATCCCGTCGGTGGCGACCCCCAACGGCATACTTGCCTGGCTCTGGGATGACCTCGATATCACCAACCCGGGCAATCCGGGCGGCAGAATATTTTTTCACTCCAATTCCGAACGGGCTGTCATTCAGTTTTTAAATTTTCCGGAATACAACGGGTTAACCGGAGACGTCGTCAATGCCGAGGTAATTCTGTATGCCGGAGGGCTGATTAAGTTCCAGTATATGAGCATCGGGGCGGGATTCGATATCCGGAATTGCGCTGTCGGAATCGAAAACGCTTCCGGCGCCGATGGTTTGGAAGTGGCATATCTTACAGATTATCTGCGCGACAGTCTGGCGATTGCCTTTTACCTGCCGGAGAAATGGCTGACTCTCTCTTCTCTGTCGGGAACCCTGGCTCAGAATAAGACTGATACTATCAGATGTTTGTTCGATACCAGAGACCTGGCATCGGGAGTCTATAATGCTGCCGTTGCGATTAAAAGCAATGACCCGGACTCGACCGACAACCCCTGGGTACTGCCGGTCTCGCTGGAGATTATAGGCGACCAGCAATTCATCTGCGGCGACGTCGACGCCAACGGCCGGGTCAATATTCTGGATGCCACCTATCTTATCAGGTACCTGTACAGAGGGGGCGAATCGCCGTCACCCCGGGAGGCAGGGGACCTCAATGGCAGCGGGGAGATAAATCTGGTCGATATCATTTACCTTGTCAGTTACCTTTTCAAAGAAGGGCAGGAGCCGACCTGCCGTTAAAAGCCATAACCTGATTTCCGCAAAAGATAGGCGCTTGTTTTGTCTCGCCGCCGAGACGACAGCAGAAAACAGTTGCCAAAAAAAGTAGATATCGGTATCTTTATTTGTACACAAAATCAGAAGTTGGGTAAGCGCCGGCGCGGAGAAACAGGACCGGAAGCTCACCGCGATTCAGCCTCATCAAAGTTCCGTTAGAGTTCCTCGGCTGTTGATTCCTGCGCTGCACAGGGAGGTCAAATGCGACGGTTCTTGTTCCTGTTAATCCTTTTGACGGCAATTCTTCCAGGGGAAGAAGCAAACGGGCAGGGGGATACGCTATTTATTACCGCCCGGATACCGGAGCAGTTTCTTTTCGGCTCACCGGACACGATTATCGCGGGAGATTTCTATCTGGAGATTGTCTGGAATTATATCTGGACCACAGTCCCCTATCGTGATACCTTGCTGGGGGGGTGCTTTGTGCTTGAGGTTGACGGCAATGGAGTTTCCAAAAGAACTGTAAGCGGCGCTCTGCCATCGC from Candidatus Zixiibacteriota bacterium includes the following:
- a CDS encoding protein kinase yields the protein MLAPGSKFGDYLIEEVIGAGAMGVVYRAVDTRLDRTVALKLIADKLAKTPGYKERLASEARAAAKIDSPYVVKVWEYSEINGRPYISLEYLPGNDLRSAFDADFPTRWELARQIALGLKAAHDQGLVHRDLKPENIKIAPDGVAKILDFGLAKSAYADSVDQFGNIEGTLYYLSPEQITGENVTCLSDIFSFGVVLFELLTGRRPFEGVYSAAIVYSILHEDPPPPTSIQKELPSWADGFLLKLLAKQSSARFAGIAEVAAQMETCLRTQGKPCPTDELKSRQTVTVIDLKNLSPDTSWEYFCVGFTEELINELSRRTNLVIAAEPSTSYSRDIREMFERFRTDFIIIGSLMKWQEKIKLHLKIYTRQNAALVSGENYESDAESIFTVLSQAAHDTAEKLFELTGQQAVESEGHLRTDIAAFDFYLQGKNYYRMNKPEELLLAERMFKKALEIDPMLAHAHSGLSDIYAFQFMAYYERTEEKIAMAKSEALRAIQISPQLPEAHRSLGRYYMLTGNYIEGEKSLLRAVELNPKFAVGYRTLAWLKELARDHEKSVYWANMALRYAPNDLETLLLLSIINMDLRRYTAAMATLQRAIELAPDYGRAYYGLGTVYMRLGVLDLALENFYLALKYKGDPNAYIDAGFVLIILKEYEEARIRLNESIRENYFSFIAYYYLGLLEKICGNQEEARQNFRQSEKLAREAIANDLNNPHIQAYRALALASLGNFPEALNIIQNLEAIEELDGDVIYHQARVYALTGDQAKARTSLDRALKAHAGPSEKEAALDPHFSALFASSKIQAA
- a CDS encoding PP2C family protein-serine/threonine phosphatase, whose amino-acid sequence is MTNNFDAETVRLRQALEELSALNQISNAINAMMSVEEITQVIIDHCLRKVKASQGAVFLLQEEENHADRFRTFVRDFAQTDEHIPFHLNESLTGWMLKNRAIFVSNNPSEDERLRGLRLKELQISSILSTPLLSHGGMIGSLVIINKKISGGFTDDDRRFLGIVGTQTAKVIENARLLEKEKKLISMQRDMELAREIQQRFLPQGTLELPGCAVLGYNLPASDVGGDFYDIIQLDGNRLFFSIGDVVGKGIPASLLMANAQAVLRSHLLKGGNYSLQQLAERLNGLICQFTSVEQYISVVVGIYEADSGRMEYINAGHPSGFIISENGGMVRLEPSDLVIGVLPDYEFRVYETYLQPEDLLLFYSDGVTELFNASEEQFGEERLLEILRRAWRQPLEKLSAEIIAALNLFRREHPRSDDITLLALRRLP
- a CDS encoding dockerin type I repeat-containing protein produces the protein MSWIRFWMLIIGVVCLKALPVAGQVSLKATPYGLSGSSLSPAATVATLPLDLKALLAEDSLEEAMGLPFRFGYPFEVAFNLKNSGEWRELGDGGRVWRLRIVCPGAYSINLVYSRFYLPDGARLFLYDESQQFVRGAFTSRNNKEHRQFATAPTPGEAVILEYYEPSAVRGQGELEIGQIIHGYKDIFNFGGDKDGEDYGESGVCNININCPEGAPWRNEARAVAMILVANGTRICTGTLVNNVRQDQTPYFLTAYHCLGSEATWIFMFNYESGACVNADGPTDMTVSGSVRRALNEVSDFALLELLEPPPPEYNPYFAGWSNLDLPSDSSVTVHHPSGDIKKISFDYEPLISTDYLNATGTSHWRVIEWDRGTTEVGSSGAPLFDWNHHLVGQLHGGYASCANTLSDWYGKFSYSWNAGETPSSRLRDWLDPDNTGAATLDGFDPFAGINIVHFSLPDTYDTVNSYEVLATISSPSPLIPESTLLYFEINPPSVLQSLPMTATGNPNRYHAFIPAQKPGTEVQYYIQSADNFGRRLSTDYYRFTVNHSPIIAVSSENLAVSLNAGDTAVVPLTVTNLGQGLLNYDIIVNYAFHSDTRLEALKARDALEPAQRVYPEGFDAVIQDKNVVDTREGITVTKDAGGPDNFGYFWVDSDDSLGPVFDWIDITAFGTDITAGMTDDSYVGPFPLNFSFPYYGGSFSQIYVGSNGIVGFYPLSLDSYQRVHIPSVATPNGILAWLWDDLDITNPGNPGGRIFFHSNSERAVIQFLNFPEYNGLTGDVVNAEVILYAGGLIKFQYMSIGAGFDIRNCAVGIENASGADGLEVAYLTDYLRDSLAIAFYLPEKWLTLSSLSGTLAQNKTDTIRCLFDTRDLASGVYNAAVAIKSNDPDSTDNPWVLPVSLEIIGDQQFICGDVDANGRVNILDATYLIRYLYRGGESPSPREAGDLNGSGEINLVDIIYLVSYLFKEGQEPTCR